In Corynebacterium frankenforstense DSM 45800, the DNA window CCGCCAAGCGGGAGCCGGTCCGCCTCCTCGACCTACTGGTCATGGCCGCCGACCATGTAGGGCTCGACGAGGACATGCGCGAGGAAACCCTTGCTTCCGGCGGAAACCGGCTGCGGCTCCGGGTCAGCTACGCGTGCTCGAGTCTGACCATCGCCGATCTGCTCGAGCGGCCACAGCGGGGCTTCTACAGGATCACCGACAACGGGCGTGCGGTCGCCGAGCGTCACCTCGAGGCCTACCGCGAACGTGACCTGGAGGAGTGGCCGCAGTGGCGGTCCTATCAAGAGGAACTGGCCGAGCGCCGAGAACATAAAGCAAGCGAGTCGGAGGGGGCCGGCGGTTCCGGGGCGGGTGGCAGTTCTCCCGCCCCGGCGGCCCAAAGCAGCGATGAAGACGGGCAGAGTCTTCTGGAGCGGGTCCGTGGCGGCATCGACGAGCTCAACAACGCGGTGGAGACCCGCCTGCGTGCTCGGCTGCAGCAGGCGTCCCCGCAGTTCTTTGAAAAGGCCGTCGTCGAACTGCTCAAAAAGATGGGATACAGCGGGACGAACGGGCGTGGTCGTACGGTCGGCGGCAGCGGCGACGGTGGCATCGACGGGGTCATCGATCAGGACGCCCTCGGTCTGCAGAAGATCTACATCCAGGCCAAGCGTTACGCCGACGGCAACGCCGTGCAGCGGCCCGCCATCCAGCAATTCTTCGGCGCCCTGAGCGGTAAAGGTGCCGGCAGGGGTGTCTTCATCACCACCTCCACATTCACCCGCGGCGCCCGTGAGGAAGCTCAGCGCTACGGCGGGCAGATGGTCCTCATCGACGGCATCAGGCTCACCGCCCTGATGCGGCACTACGGCGTCGCAGTCCAACCGTTGCAGGACCTGGAGATCTACCAGATCGACGAGGACTTCTTCGAGGAGGACGAGGAGCTGGGCTGATCCTTCCGCGAAGATGAGTGGGGCTTTGGCCAGCGAAGCGGTGGGAACCGGCGCGCGTGCCACGCCGTCTAAGTCAATGGAGAGAGAAACGCGCGTGAGGCCGCGATAATGGAGTCGACGGGCAGCATGAGATGACTCCCCAGGGGGAGGAGGCGGATATGACGAAGCGGGTCAACGTCAACCCGACGATGATGCGTTGGGCGGCCGAGCGTGCCGGGCTCGGGGAAGAGCAGCTGGCCACGTGGCCGAAGTGGCGTGCCTGGTTTGACGGCGCGGCCCAGCCGACGGTGCAGCAGGCTCGGGCCTTCGCCAAACGCACCCACATCCCCTTCGGGGTCCTGCTCCTCGACGAACCGCCGGAAGTGAACCTGCCCGTCGCCGACTTCCGCGCCGGCCGAGGCCGCTCTTGCAGAGTCAGCCCGCAGTTGCTGGACACGGTCTATGCATGTCAGCGGGTCCAGGACTGGTACGTCGACTACGCACGGGACGAAGGCGCGGAGCCGTTGGGCTTTCCTGGGAGCGCCGGAAAGGGCATAGGCGAAACCGCTGCCGCTATCGCGACCACGCTCCAGTTCACCGTGCCCGCGCGGCGGCGAGGCAAACTCCGGGACGCGACAACCGCCCTGCGCTACGT includes these proteins:
- a CDS encoding restriction endonuclease is translated as MPNIDGLRPAVLAVLAAKREPVRLLDLLVMAADHVGLDEDMREETLASGGNRLRLRVSYACSSLTIADLLERPQRGFYRITDNGRAVAERHLEAYRERDLEEWPQWRSYQEELAERREHKASESEGAGGSGAGGSSPAPAAQSSDEDGQSLLERVRGGIDELNNAVETRLRARLQQASPQFFEKAVVELLKKMGYSGTNGRGRTVGGSGDGGIDGVIDQDALGLQKIYIQAKRYADGNAVQRPAIQQFFGALSGKGAGRGVFITTSTFTRGAREEAQRYGGQMVLIDGIRLTALMRHYGVAVQPLQDLEIYQIDEDFFEEDEELG